One window of Vitis riparia cultivar Riparia Gloire de Montpellier isolate 1030 chromosome 5, EGFV_Vit.rip_1.0, whole genome shotgun sequence genomic DNA carries:
- the LOC117914764 gene encoding transcription factor HY5-like, producing MPEPPSPPSPYHQHSDQEPKMSLPNPTPSASRSYEQEGSSSSSPWRRHTADSFPPLNIHSDNKHKVEDSDEDLFRVPDVEAQPPSDSTRTTTTTTTTNTSNNPEVQQQTSSGKRRRGRNPVDREYRRLKRLLRNRVSAQQARERKKVYVNDLESRAQELQDRNSKLEEKISTLVNENTMLRKVLMNTRPKMDDSSTESKHDQLGKS from the exons ATGCCCGAACCGCCATCACCGCCATCACCGTATCACCAGCATTCTGATCAGGAGCCCAAGATGTCTCTTCCCAATCCCACCCCCTCGGCTTCCAGGAGTTACGAGCAGGAGGGATCATCTTCTTCTTCGCCTTGGAGGAGGCACACTGCCGATTCCTTCCCTCCTCTCAATATTCATTCTGACAACAAGCACAAAGTAG AAGACAGCGATGAAGATTTGTTCAGAGTTCCCGACGTGGAAGCGCAGCCCCCTTCGGATTCAACGCgaaccaccaccaccacaacaacaacaaatacTAGTAATAATCCAGAGGTTCAACAACAAACTAGCAGCGGCAAGCGCCGGAGGGGACGCAATCCTGTGGATAGGGAGTATAGAAGACTCAAGAG ACTGCTGAGAAACAGGGTTTCTGCCCAACAAGCTCGAGAAAGAAAGAAGGTGTATGTGAATGATCTGGAGTCGAGAGCCCAGGAGTTGCAGGACAGGAACTCAAAACTAGAAGAGAAAATCTCAACTCTTGTTAACGAAAACACCATGCTCCGGAAG GTCCTCATGAACACTAGGCCTAAGATGGATGACAGTAGTACTGAGTCAAAGCATGATCAGTTGGGCAAGAGCTGA
- the LOC117914763 gene encoding transcription factor MYB61-like encodes MGKHSCCYKQKLKRGLWSPEEDEKLFRYITEHGHGCWSSVPKQAGLQRCGKSCRLRWINYLRPDLKRGAFTGQEEKLIVELHEILGNRWSQIASHLPGRTDNEIKNQWNSSIKKKLRQKGIDPNTHKPLSDIDNRPTANNSSRELELELELEQEPLLNNEESLTTIFCRPGEVTGRLNYESNPHFPFDLHPGSWLSQNSISSQLNSQLHSTSISTLLQTDFSSIGSVLPLQSPRGIQYASANSSSSQFSWGLADWGLSDQEGKLGDNKQLEHLSTPSCTPPDSQNQAAHPHSIPDTAGLTAEYSSAPNPSSPTFTNFRYGL; translated from the exons ATGGGGAAGCACTCTTGCTGTTACAAGCAGAAGCTAAAGAGAGGCCTGTGGTCTCCGGAAGAAGATGAGAAGCTTTTCAGGTATATCACGGAGCATGGACATGGGTGCTGGAGCTCTGTCCCTAAACAAGCAG GTTTGCAAAGGTGTGGCAAGAGTTGCAGGCTAAGGTGGATTAACTATTTGAGGCCTGATTTGAAGAGGGGTGCCTTCACAGGACAGGAAGAGAAGCTTATAGTTGAACTGCATGAAATTCTTGGCAACAG GTGGTCTCAGATTGCTTCCCACTTACCGGGAAGAACAgacaatgaaattaaaaaccAGTGGAACTCTAGCATTAAGAAGAAACTCAGGCAGAAAGGCATCGACCCAAACACCCACAAGCCACTTTCTGATATTGACAACCGACCAACAGCCAACAATTCCTCGAGGGAGCTGGAGCTAGAGCTAGAGCTAGAGCAAGAGCCACTACTAAACAATGAGGAAAGCCTCACTACCATTTTTTGCAGGCCTGGGGAGGTGACAGGACGGTTGAATTATGAGTCTAATCCCCACTTTCCATTTGATCTGCATCCCGGATCATGGTTAAGCCAAAACAGCATCTCTTCCCAGCTCAACTCCCAACTCCATTCCACCTCCATTTCTACTCTTCTCCAAACTGATTTTAGCTCAATTGGGTCAGTTCTGCCTCTACAATCTCCCAGAGGAATCCAGTATGCTTCTGCTAACTCCAGCAGCAGCCAATTCTCTTGGGGACTGGCCGATTGGGGATTATCAGATCAAGAAGGCAAATTGGGAGATAACAAACAGTTGGAGCATCTCAGCACACCTTCTTGTACACCACCTGATTCACAAAATCAAGCAGCTCATCCTCATTCCATCCCAGATACAGCTGGGCTGACCGCTGAGTACAGTTCAGCACCAAACCCATCATCCCCAACATTTACAAACTTCAGATATGGGCTATAG